Proteins encoded in a region of the Cupriavidus pauculus genome:
- a CDS encoding long-chain fatty acid--CoA ligase, giving the protein MEKLWLKQYPAGVPAEIDASPYRSLAQLLEESFRTYAARRAFVCMDASITYGDLDRLSRQFGAWLQSRGLKPGARVAIMMPNVLQYPVVLAGVLRAGYVVVNVNPLYTPRELEHQLKDSGAEAIVILENFAATLQAVLPNTPVRHVVVASMGDMLGTVKGAVVNFVVRNVKKMVPEWQLPNCVRFNDVLRESRQLTLAPVNTGPDDIAFLQYTGGTTGISKGAVLLHRNVVANVLQSEAWMQPALDKGAPIDQVITITALPLYHIFALTVCCLLGMRNGGLSVLIPNPRDIPGFIKELQKYRFNMFPAVNTLYNALLNHPDFDKVDFSGLRVANGGGMAVQEAVAKKWLSRTGCPIIEGYGLSETSPSATCNPTDTDAFSGTIGLPLPSTEIAIRDDDGNDVPLGQPGEICLRGPQVMAGYWNRPDETAKVMTPDGYFKTGDIGVMDERGYTKIVDRKKDMILVSGFNVYPNEVEGVVAECPGVLEVAAVGVPDVHSGEVVKLFIVRKDPALSEESVIAFCRERLTGYKRPKYVEFRTELPKTNVGKILRRELRDSRQAA; this is encoded by the coding sequence ATGGAAAAACTGTGGCTGAAGCAATATCCGGCAGGCGTCCCCGCGGAGATCGATGCCAGTCCCTATCGTTCGCTGGCCCAGTTGCTCGAGGAATCGTTCCGTACCTATGCGGCCAGGCGCGCGTTCGTGTGCATGGATGCGTCCATCACGTATGGCGACCTCGACCGCCTCTCGCGCCAGTTCGGCGCGTGGCTCCAGTCGCGGGGGCTGAAGCCCGGCGCGCGCGTGGCCATCATGATGCCGAACGTGCTGCAGTATCCGGTGGTGCTGGCGGGGGTGCTACGCGCGGGCTACGTCGTGGTCAACGTCAATCCGCTGTACACGCCGCGTGAGCTCGAGCATCAGCTGAAGGACAGCGGCGCCGAGGCGATCGTCATCCTCGAGAATTTCGCGGCCACGCTGCAGGCGGTGCTGCCGAACACGCCGGTGCGCCACGTGGTGGTGGCGAGCATGGGCGACATGCTGGGCACCGTGAAGGGCGCGGTCGTCAACTTCGTCGTGCGCAACGTCAAGAAGATGGTGCCCGAGTGGCAGTTGCCGAACTGCGTGCGCTTCAACGACGTCCTCCGCGAGTCGCGCCAGCTGACGCTGGCGCCGGTGAATACCGGTCCCGACGATATCGCGTTCCTGCAGTACACGGGCGGCACCACGGGGATCTCGAAGGGCGCGGTGCTGCTGCATCGCAATGTCGTGGCCAATGTGCTGCAGTCCGAGGCATGGATGCAGCCCGCGCTGGACAAGGGCGCGCCGATCGACCAGGTGATCACGATCACCGCGCTGCCGCTGTACCACATCTTCGCGCTCACGGTCTGCTGCCTGCTGGGCATGCGCAATGGCGGCCTGTCGGTGCTGATTCCGAATCCGCGCGATATCCCGGGCTTTATCAAGGAACTGCAGAAGTACCGCTTCAATATGTTCCCGGCCGTGAACACGCTCTACAACGCGCTGCTCAATCATCCGGACTTCGACAAGGTCGATTTCTCGGGGTTGCGCGTCGCGAACGGCGGCGGCATGGCGGTGCAGGAGGCCGTGGCGAAGAAGTGGCTGTCGCGCACGGGCTGTCCGATCATCGAAGGCTACGGCCTCTCGGAGACGTCGCCGTCGGCCACGTGCAATCCGACCGATACCGATGCGTTCTCGGGCACGATCGGGCTGCCGCTGCCCTCGACGGAAATCGCGATCCGCGACGACGACGGCAACGACGTGCCGCTGGGCCAGCCCGGCGAAATCTGCCTGCGCGGGCCGCAGGTGATGGCGGGCTACTGGAACCGCCCCGACGAGACGGCCAAGGTCATGACGCCCGATGGCTACTTCAAGACCGGCGATATCGGCGTGATGGACGAGCGCGGCTACACGAAGATCGTCGATCGCAAGAAGGACATGATCCTGGTCTCGGGCTTCAACGTCTATCCGAACGAGGTGGAAGGGGTCGTGGCCGAATGCCCGGGCGTGCTCGAAGTGGCCGCGGTGGGCGTGCCCGACGTGCACTCGGGGGAGGTCGTGAAGCTCTTTATCGTGCGCAAGGACCCGGCGCTCTCGGAGGAGTCCGTGATCGCGTTCTGCAGGGAGCGGCTGACGGGCTACAAGCGTCCGAAGTACGTCGAGTTCCGCACCGAACTGCCGAAGACCAACGTCGGCAAGATCCTGCGTCGCGAACTGCGCGACAGCCGCCAGGCGGCCTGA
- a CDS encoding MarR family winged helix-turn-helix transcriptional regulator, with the protein MSATEPHAQIDLETRAGDSGHAALRLWLRLLTCTTLVETDIRSRLRQDFAVTLPRFDLMSQLDRHPEGLKMGELSRRMMVTGGNVTGITDQLQEEGLVTREPLPNDRRAYLIRLTPAGREAFSRMALAHEAWVERLFAGLAEADRDALFRLLGTLKTSLTTS; encoded by the coding sequence ATGTCCGCTACCGAACCGCACGCACAGATCGATCTGGAAACGCGCGCCGGCGACAGCGGCCACGCCGCGCTGCGTCTGTGGCTGCGGCTGCTGACCTGCACCACGCTGGTGGAAACCGATATCCGCTCGCGCCTGCGTCAGGACTTCGCGGTCACGCTGCCGCGGTTCGACCTCATGTCCCAGCTGGACCGCCATCCCGAGGGCCTCAAGATGGGCGAGCTGTCGCGCCGCATGATGGTCACGGGTGGCAACGTCACCGGCATTACCGATCAGTTGCAGGAAGAGGGCCTCGTCACGCGCGAGCCCCTGCCCAACGATCGCCGCGCCTATCTCATCCGGCTGACACCGGCTGGCCGGGAAGCCTTTTCGCGCATGGCACTTGCGCACGAAGCGTGGGTCGAACGTCTGTTCGCGGGGCTCGCCGAAGCCGATCGCGACGCGCTGTTCCGACTGCTCGGCACCCTCAAAACCAGCCTGACCACGTCATGA
- a CDS encoding Bug family tripartite tricarboxylate transporter substrate binding protein, translating into MQQPRRRALALLLSAAVLPFALPAAHAADPYPNKPIRLVVPFAAGGTTDILARAVSAELSKLAGWNVVVDNRPGAGGNIGADMVAKSAPDGYTLLMGTVGTHGINQSLYGKLPFDPIKDFAPITLVAAVPNVLVVNPAFAQQNHINSVNDLIAYARANPGKLNMASSGNGTSIHLAGELFKTQTKTFMVHFPYRGSGPALADLAGGTMQVMFDNLPSSMALIKAGKLKALAVTSAKPSPALPDLPTVAQAAKLPGFEASSWFGLLAPAGTPHEIIQKIQQEVARSLATPAVRERMLAQGADPSGNTPEQFAALIKSEHVKWAKVVKDSGAKVD; encoded by the coding sequence ATGCAACAACCTCGCCGCCGCGCGCTCGCGCTGCTGCTGTCGGCCGCCGTACTGCCCTTCGCCCTGCCCGCCGCGCACGCCGCCGACCCCTACCCCAACAAGCCGATCCGCCTGGTCGTGCCGTTCGCGGCCGGCGGCACCACCGACATCCTCGCCCGCGCGGTCTCGGCCGAGCTGTCCAAGCTCGCGGGCTGGAACGTCGTCGTCGATAACCGCCCCGGCGCCGGCGGCAACATCGGCGCGGACATGGTCGCGAAGTCCGCCCCGGACGGTTACACCCTGCTCATGGGCACCGTGGGCACGCACGGCATCAACCAGTCGCTGTACGGCAAGCTGCCGTTCGATCCGATCAAGGACTTCGCGCCGATCACGCTCGTGGCCGCGGTGCCGAACGTGCTCGTGGTGAACCCCGCCTTCGCGCAGCAGAACCACATCAACAGCGTCAACGACCTCATCGCCTACGCGCGCGCCAACCCCGGCAAGCTCAACATGGCGTCGAGCGGCAACGGCACCTCGATCCATCTGGCCGGCGAACTGTTCAAGACGCAGACCAAGACCTTCATGGTCCATTTCCCGTACCGCGGCAGCGGCCCCGCGCTGGCGGACCTCGCGGGCGGCACCATGCAGGTCATGTTCGACAACCTGCCGTCGTCGATGGCACTGATCAAGGCCGGCAAGCTCAAGGCGCTCGCGGTCACCAGCGCCAAGCCGTCGCCGGCGCTGCCCGACCTGCCGACCGTCGCGCAGGCCGCCAAGCTGCCGGGCTTCGAGGCCAGCTCGTGGTTCGGCCTGCTCGCTCCCGCCGGCACGCCGCACGAGATCATCCAGAAGATCCAGCAGGAAGTGGCCAGGAGCCTGGCCACGCCGGCGGTGCGCGAACGCATGCTCGCGCAGGGCGCGGACCCGAGCGGCAACACGCCCGAGCAGTTCGCGGCGCTGATCAAGTCCGAGCACGTCAAATGGGCGAAGGTGGTGAAGGACTCGGGCGCGAAGGTGGACTGA
- a CDS encoding porin, producing the protein MKKSLLALAALSTFSGVAAAQSSVILYGVVDLPIEYNNHLAPGFNQPGGGSRVGLQTGGGLSGSRWGLRGTEDLGGGTKALFVLESGFGVDDGKSQQGGRLFGRQAYVGMQNDSLGRLTFGRQYTTMFDMFANFSPTGYATIYEPVVAQLGTNFRSDNTVKYTAVFGALTAEAHWSFGTGVAAIGLNPLANGGSGETPGNFDNNAGGGAGLLYMSGPLGLTVAYDEWRPTATINDPGRSRKIGAAASYSYGPAKLMAGYRWGRITAPDGSELQRDNYYWVGLNYQVTAPLSLTLAYFYDDLKQLRPTLASPSNNPTNPWQISFVADYNFSKRTDVYLTTGFSKNSGLNFDTSAVSFANGYFPQAGKNTMIGVALGIRHKF; encoded by the coding sequence ATGAAGAAATCGCTTCTCGCGCTTGCGGCCTTGAGTACGTTCTCCGGCGTGGCGGCCGCTCAATCGAGCGTGATCCTCTACGGCGTCGTCGATCTGCCGATCGAATACAACAATCACCTGGCACCCGGATTCAACCAGCCCGGCGGCGGCAGCCGCGTCGGGCTGCAGACCGGTGGCGGCCTGTCCGGCTCGCGCTGGGGCCTGCGCGGCACCGAGGACCTCGGCGGCGGCACGAAGGCCCTGTTCGTGCTCGAATCGGGCTTCGGCGTCGATGACGGCAAGTCGCAGCAGGGCGGCCGCCTGTTCGGCCGCCAGGCGTACGTCGGCATGCAGAACGACTCGCTGGGCCGGCTGACCTTCGGCCGCCAGTACACGACGATGTTCGACATGTTCGCGAACTTCTCGCCGACCGGTTACGCCACGATCTACGAGCCCGTGGTCGCGCAGCTGGGCACCAACTTCCGCTCCGACAACACCGTCAAGTACACCGCCGTGTTCGGCGCGCTGACTGCGGAAGCGCACTGGAGCTTCGGCACGGGCGTCGCGGCCATCGGCCTGAATCCGCTCGCGAACGGCGGCTCGGGCGAAACCCCCGGCAACTTCGACAACAACGCGGGCGGCGGTGCGGGCCTGCTGTACATGTCCGGGCCGCTCGGCCTGACGGTCGCCTATGACGAATGGCGACCGACGGCCACGATCAACGACCCCGGCCGCTCGCGCAAGATCGGTGCCGCGGCCAGCTACAGCTATGGCCCCGCCAAGCTGATGGCCGGCTACCGCTGGGGCCGCATCACCGCCCCCGACGGCAGCGAACTGCAGCGCGACAACTACTACTGGGTCGGCCTGAACTATCAGGTCACCGCGCCGCTCAGCCTCACGCTGGCGTATTTCTACGACGACCTCAAGCAGCTGCGCCCCACGCTGGCATCGCCCTCGAACAACCCGACCAACCCGTGGCAGATCAGCTTCGTGGCGGACTACAACTTCTCCAAGCGCACCGACGTGTACCTGACCACGGGCTTCTCCAAGAACTCGGGCCTGAACTTCGACACCTCGGCCGTGAGCTTCGCGAACGGATACTTCCCGCAGGCGGGCAAGAACACGATGATCGGCGTGGCGCTCGGCATCCGGCACAAGTTCTGA
- the coq7 gene encoding 2-polyprenyl-3-methyl-6-methoxy-1,4-benzoquinone monooxygenase, giving the protein MDFLIREFDVALRAIAGVTRAGRENPANRLAPDTEPLSAAERQHVAGLMRINHVGEVCAQALYQAQKLTAHSAPVRAQMDEAAREEEDHLSWCADRLRELGSRPSLLNPVWYAGAFAIGWLAGRAGDRVSLGFVAETERQVEHHLTSHLDKLPQADGRSRAILEQMRDDEIRHGDAARDAGGIPLPNAIRALMRGASRVMTTTAYRV; this is encoded by the coding sequence ATGGACTTCCTGATTCGAGAATTCGACGTGGCATTGCGCGCGATCGCCGGCGTGACCCGTGCCGGCCGCGAGAATCCCGCGAACCGTCTCGCGCCCGATACCGAACCGTTGTCGGCGGCCGAGCGCCAGCACGTGGCCGGGCTCATGCGAATCAACCATGTGGGAGAGGTATGCGCGCAGGCCCTGTACCAGGCGCAGAAGCTGACCGCGCATAGCGCGCCCGTGCGCGCGCAGATGGACGAGGCCGCGCGCGAGGAAGAAGACCATCTGTCGTGGTGCGCGGACCGGCTGCGCGAACTGGGTTCGCGTCCGAGCCTGCTCAACCCCGTGTGGTACGCGGGCGCATTCGCGATCGGCTGGCTCGCGGGCCGCGCGGGCGATCGCGTGAGCCTGGGCTTCGTCGCCGAGACCGAGCGGCAGGTCGAACATCATCTGACCAGCCATCTCGACAAGCTGCCGCAGGCCGATGGCCGCTCGCGCGCGATCCTCGAGCAGATGCGCGACGACGAGATCCGTCACGGCGATGCCGCGCGCGATGCGGGCGGGATACCGCTCCCGAACGCGATCCGCGCGCTCATGCGTGGTGCATCGCGCGTCATGACGACCACCGCGTACCGCGTCTGA
- the mraZ gene encoding division/cell wall cluster transcriptional repressor MraZ, whose protein sequence is MFQGASALSLDAKGRMSIPARHREALHQQAEGRVTLTKHPDGCLLLFPRPEWESFRNRIAALPMDAHWWKRIFLGNAADVDMDGAGRVLIAPELRTAATLDKEVMLLGMGSHFEIWDAATYTAKEQQAMAQGMPEALKQFSF, encoded by the coding sequence TTGTTCCAGGGAGCTTCGGCGCTTTCGCTGGATGCCAAGGGTCGGATGTCCATTCCGGCGCGGCATCGCGAGGCGCTGCATCAGCAGGCCGAGGGCCGGGTGACGCTGACCAAGCACCCGGACGGCTGCCTGTTGCTGTTTCCCCGACCCGAATGGGAATCCTTCCGTAACCGCATTGCGGCACTGCCGATGGACGCGCACTGGTGGAAGCGCATCTTTCTGGGGAATGCCGCCGACGTGGACATGGACGGCGCCGGCCGCGTGCTGATTGCACCGGAGCTGCGCACGGCCGCCACGCTCGACAAAGAGGTCATGCTGCTCGGCATGGGCAGTCATTTCGAAATCTGGGATGCCGCGACGTACACCGCCAAGGAACAGCAGGCGATGGCGCAGGGCATGCCGGAAGCGTTGAAGCAATTCTCTTTCTGA
- the rsmH gene encoding 16S rRNA (cytosine(1402)-N(4))-methyltransferase RsmH, translating to MSPTGTPGTTALRHRTVLLDEAVEALVWRPDGAYVDGTFGRGGHSRAILARLGPAGALVAFDKDPAAIAEAGTIQDARFSIEHASFGTMGERLSGRAPLAGVLLDLGISSPQIDEAARGFSFRFDGPLDMRMDTTRGMTAAEWLAQADEQDIARVIRDYGEERFAVQIAKAIVARRREPGDGGPIATTADLAALVAKAVKTREKGQDPATRTFQALRIFVNQELEDLERGLKAAYELLQVGGRLVVISFHSLEDRIVKRFMQAHARPQMDADPALRRAPLRAADLPQPTLKLLGRFKPSEQEVTDNPRARSAVMRVAEKLSAGAVTA from the coding sequence ATGAGCCCTACCGGAACGCCGGGGACCACCGCCCTGCGCCATCGCACCGTGTTGCTGGACGAAGCCGTCGAGGCGCTCGTCTGGCGGCCCGACGGCGCCTATGTGGACGGCACCTTCGGCCGGGGCGGGCACAGCCGCGCCATCCTCGCGCGGCTGGGACCAGCCGGGGCGCTCGTCGCGTTCGACAAGGATCCGGCAGCAATCGCAGAAGCGGGCACCATCCAGGATGCCCGCTTCTCCATTGAGCACGCGAGCTTCGGCACGATGGGCGAACGCCTGTCCGGTCGTGCGCCGCTCGCGGGGGTGTTGCTCGACCTGGGGATCAGCTCGCCCCAGATCGACGAGGCGGCGAGGGGGTTCTCCTTTCGTTTCGATGGCCCGCTGGACATGCGCATGGACACCACGCGCGGCATGACCGCGGCCGAATGGCTCGCGCAGGCGGACGAGCAGGACATTGCCAGGGTGATACGAGACTATGGGGAAGAACGGTTTGCTGTACAGATTGCAAAGGCGATTGTTGCTCGCCGGCGCGAACCCGGCGATGGCGGACCCATCGCCACTACTGCCGACCTTGCCGCGCTCGTGGCGAAAGCCGTCAAAACACGCGAGAAGGGCCAGGACCCTGCGACCCGCACCTTTCAGGCTCTACGGATTTTCGTCAATCAAGAGCTTGAGGACCTCGAGAGAGGTCTGAAGGCGGCATACGAACTGCTCCAGGTCGGAGGCCGCCTCGTGGTGATCAGCTTTCACTCGCTCGAGGACCGCATCGTCAAGCGGTTCATGCAGGCGCACGCGCGTCCGCAGATGGATGCCGACCCGGCGCTGCGCCGTGCGCCGTTGCGCGCGGCCGACCTGCCGCAGCCCACGCTGAAACTGCTTGGCCGCTTCAAGCCGAGCGAGCAGGAGGTGACCGACAACCCGCGCGCGCGCTCCGCCGTGATGCGTGTGGCCGAGAAACTCTCTGCCGGGGCGGTGACCGCATGA
- the ftsL gene encoding cell division protein FtsL translates to MNRLTFFLLAALVFCALSLVGAQHQARTLFVALERAQAEEKQLDIDWSRLQYQQSALGKSARIADAARTQLKMAPVMPGKTQYLAGVALPAPGSVANTAAGSAASAAAPEASK, encoded by the coding sequence ATGAACCGCCTGACCTTCTTCCTGCTCGCCGCGCTGGTGTTCTGCGCGCTGTCGCTCGTCGGTGCCCAGCATCAGGCGCGCACGCTGTTCGTCGCGCTCGAGCGCGCGCAGGCGGAGGAGAAGCAGCTCGATATCGACTGGTCCCGCCTGCAGTACCAGCAGAGCGCGCTCGGCAAGAGCGCGCGCATTGCCGACGCGGCACGCACGCAGCTGAAGATGGCGCCCGTCATGCCGGGCAAGACGCAGTATCTGGCCGGCGTGGCGCTGCCCGCGCCCGGATCCGTCGCCAATACGGCCGCAGGATCGGCCGCGAGCGCTGCGGCGCCGGAGGCAAGCAAATGA
- a CDS encoding peptidoglycan D,D-transpeptidase FtsI family protein — protein MSLARPSLGARARGNNASRQQAQPQSRPRTGQFSASPVLGLRLPMWRSKFVVFLMFAAFAALAARALWIQGPGNQFYEAEGKKRFQRTLELPATRGKILDRNGLVLATSLPVKAVWAVPEDVPNDISAADRRQLAKLLEMSEKDLQRKFDEDKSFVYLKRQVLPDAADKIAALKIEGIHQTREYKRFYPEGEAMAHIVGFNNVEDKGQEGVELAREDMLAGKPGARQVIKDRLGRVVEDVGILKTPRDGRDMQLSIDAKIQYLAFNEVKAAAERSKAKAVSAVVLDAQTGEVLALANWPTYNPNDRSRLTGEQLRNRVLTDTFEPGSMMKPITVGLALQLKRVTPSTVVQTTGKYNFEGATITDTHNYGALTVGGVIQKSSNIGTTKIAMMLKPQEMWDMFTSVGLGQAPKIGFPGAVAGRVRPFKSWRPIEQATMSYGYGLSVSLFQIAHAYTIFAHDGEIIPVSMFKTNGPATGERVLSPQVARDVRAMLETVTAPGGTAPEAQVMGYRVGGKTGTAYKHVGRGYDRSKYRASFIGLAPMSNPRVIVAVSVDEPTAGSHYGGAAAGPVFSQIMGGTLRALNVQPDSPIRQLMVSDKVQESEPWVATP, from the coding sequence ATGAGTCTGGCCCGTCCGAGCCTCGGCGCCCGCGCGCGCGGTAACAATGCCTCTCGCCAGCAGGCGCAGCCGCAGTCGCGTCCGCGCACGGGCCAGTTTTCGGCGAGCCCCGTGCTGGGCCTGCGTCTGCCGATGTGGCGCTCGAAGTTCGTCGTGTTCCTGATGTTCGCGGCGTTCGCGGCGCTGGCCGCGCGCGCGCTGTGGATCCAGGGGCCCGGCAACCAGTTCTATGAGGCCGAGGGCAAGAAGCGCTTCCAGCGCACGCTGGAACTGCCCGCCACGCGCGGCAAGATTCTGGACCGCAATGGCCTCGTGCTCGCCACGAGCCTGCCGGTGAAGGCCGTCTGGGCTGTGCCCGAGGACGTGCCGAACGATATTTCCGCGGCGGACCGGCGCCAGCTCGCGAAGCTGCTCGAAATGTCCGAGAAGGACCTGCAGCGCAAGTTCGACGAGGACAAGAGCTTCGTCTACCTGAAGCGCCAGGTGCTGCCGGACGCGGCCGACAAGATCGCCGCGCTCAAGATCGAGGGCATTCACCAGACGCGTGAATACAAGCGCTTCTACCCGGAAGGGGAGGCGATGGCGCACATCGTCGGCTTCAACAACGTCGAGGACAAGGGTCAGGAAGGCGTGGAACTCGCGCGCGAGGACATGCTGGCGGGCAAGCCCGGCGCGCGTCAGGTCATCAAGGACCGCCTCGGCCGCGTGGTCGAGGACGTCGGCATCCTGAAGACGCCGCGCGACGGCCGCGACATGCAGCTGTCGATCGACGCGAAGATCCAGTACCTGGCCTTCAACGAAGTGAAGGCCGCCGCCGAGCGCAGCAAGGCCAAGGCCGTGAGCGCGGTGGTGCTCGACGCGCAGACCGGCGAGGTGCTGGCGCTGGCGAACTGGCCGACCTACAACCCCAACGACCGCTCGCGCCTGACGGGCGAGCAGCTGCGCAACCGCGTGCTGACCGACACGTTCGAGCCCGGTTCGATGATGAAGCCGATTACGGTGGGCCTCGCGCTGCAGCTGAAGCGCGTGACGCCGTCGACGGTGGTCCAGACCACCGGCAAGTACAACTTCGAAGGCGCGACGATCACCGATACGCACAACTACGGCGCGCTGACCGTGGGCGGCGTGATCCAGAAGTCGAGCAACATCGGCACGACCAAGATCGCGATGATGCTCAAGCCGCAGGAAATGTGGGACATGTTTACCAGCGTCGGCCTCGGCCAGGCGCCGAAGATCGGCTTCCCGGGCGCGGTGGCCGGCCGCGTGCGTCCGTTCAAGAGCTGGCGGCCGATCGAGCAGGCGACCATGTCGTATGGCTACGGCCTGTCGGTGTCGCTGTTCCAGATCGCGCACGCCTATACGATCTTCGCGCACGACGGCGAGATCATTCCGGTGTCGATGTTCAAGACCAACGGCCCCGCCACGGGCGAGCGCGTGCTGTCGCCGCAGGTGGCGCGCGACGTGCGCGCGATGCTCGAGACCGTGACGGCGCCCGGCGGTACCGCGCCCGAAGCGCAGGTGATGGGCTATCGCGTCGGGGGCAAGACCGGTACCGCCTACAAGCACGTGGGCCGCGGCTACGACCGCAGCAAGTACCGCGCATCGTTTATCGGCCTGGCGCCGATGTCGAACCCGCGCGTGATCGTCGCGGTGAGCGTCGATGAACCGACGGCCGGCAGCCACTATGGCGGCGCGGCGGCGGGTCCGGTGTTTTCGCAGATCATGGGCGGCACGCTGCGCGCGCTGAATGTCCAGCCCGATTCGCCGATTCGCCAGCTCATGGTCAGCGACAAGGTGCAGGAGAGCGAGCCCTGGGTGGCAACGCCATGA
- a CDS encoding UDP-N-acetylmuramoyl-L-alanyl-D-glutamate--2,6-diaminopimelate ligase, with translation MTDKPMLPSDVQAQASDALAWLHARVPAGARLTGDTRRLAPNDVFFAYVLGNARLATDGRPHIAGAIAAGASAVVYEADGYAWRDGDAAPHLAIRGLHRLAGPIAAGWYRIAERDLAVTGITGTNGKTSCAQWLARVLRAAGTPCATIGTLGTGFPDALHMTGFTTPDAVQLQQSLADLHDAGARAVAMEVSSHGLEQGRVAGTRFGVAVLTNLTQDHLDYHGTMAEYEAAKQLLFRWEGLGAAVINRDDAMGQRLLAGDAAGTTAPRVIEYGIDGDAAPTAARAAWLRATNVRATATGTAFHIDGSFGSADLMTPMIGAFNVSNLLAVLGAALANGVAWDAAVAALRTLAPVDGRMELFGGHDAPLAVVDYAHTPDALAKTLAALRPVAAARQGRLWCVFGCGGDRDATKRPLMGEVAERLADEVVLTSDNPRSEDPQNILDAIADGMQDRSRARQIEDRAAAILYAIKHAASADVVLVAGKGHEATQEIQGRKRPFSDREHVRLTLGTRGVSA, from the coding sequence ATGACGGACAAGCCGATGCTCCCCTCCGATGTCCAAGCACAGGCCAGCGACGCGCTGGCCTGGCTGCATGCGCGGGTGCCAGCCGGCGCGCGCCTGACCGGCGACACGCGCCGGCTGGCGCCGAACGACGTGTTCTTCGCGTACGTGCTGGGCAATGCGCGTCTGGCGACCGATGGCCGGCCGCATATCGCGGGCGCGATTGCCGCCGGCGCCTCGGCCGTGGTGTACGAGGCGGACGGCTACGCCTGGCGGGACGGCGACGCCGCCCCGCATCTGGCGATCCGTGGCCTCCATCGTCTGGCGGGCCCGATCGCCGCGGGCTGGTATCGCATCGCCGAACGCGACCTTGCCGTGACGGGTATCACCGGCACCAACGGCAAGACCTCCTGCGCGCAATGGCTGGCGCGCGTGCTGCGGGCCGCCGGTACGCCGTGCGCGACCATCGGCACGCTGGGCACGGGTTTCCCCGACGCGCTGCATATGACGGGCTTCACCACGCCCGATGCCGTGCAGCTGCAGCAGAGCCTGGCCGATCTGCACGACGCGGGCGCGCGGGCCGTGGCGATGGAAGTATCGTCGCACGGGCTCGAGCAGGGCCGCGTCGCGGGCACGCGCTTCGGTGTGGCCGTGCTGACGAACCTGACGCAGGACCACCTCGACTATCACGGCACGATGGCCGAGTACGAGGCGGCCAAGCAGTTGCTGTTCCGCTGGGAGGGCCTGGGCGCCGCGGTGATCAACCGTGACGACGCGATGGGCCAGCGCCTGCTCGCGGGCGATGCGGCGGGAACCACCGCGCCGCGCGTGATCGAGTACGGCATCGATGGCGATGCCGCGCCGACGGCCGCGCGCGCGGCATGGCTGCGTGCGACCAACGTGCGCGCCACGGCGACCGGCACGGCTTTCCATATCGATGGCAGCTTTGGCAGCGCCGACCTGATGACGCCGATGATTGGCGCGTTCAACGTCAGCAACCTGCTGGCGGTGCTCGGCGCCGCGCTCGCCAACGGCGTCGCATGGGACGCCGCGGTCGCCGCGCTGCGCACGCTCGCGCCCGTGGATGGCCGCATGGAACTGTTCGGCGGCCACGACGCGCCGCTCGCGGTGGTCGACTACGCGCATACGCCCGACGCGCTGGCCAAGACGCTGGCCGCGCTGCGGCCCGTCGCAGCCGCGCGGCAGGGCCGGCTGTGGTGCGTGTTCGGCTGCGGCGGCGACCGCGACGCGACCAAGCGCCCGCTGATGGGCGAAGTGGCGGAACGGCTGGCCGACGAGGTCGTGCTGACCAGCGACAATCCGCGCAGCGAGGACCCCCAGAACATCCTGGACGCAATTGCCGACGGCATGCAGGACCGTTCGCGCGCGCGCCAGATCGAGGACCGCGCCGCCGCAATCCTTTACGCAATCAAGCATGCGGCATCCGCCGACGTGGTGCTCGTGGCCGGCAAGGGCCATGAAGCGACGCAGGAGATTCAGGGGCGCAAGCGTCCGTTCTCCGATCGCGAGCACGTGCGCCTGACGCTCGGTACCCGGGGGGTGTCCGCATGA